From one Verrucomicrobiales bacterium genomic stretch:
- a CDS encoding ubiquitin-like protein UBact, whose product MPDRLQRPQPPTPAPSGGGGDGPRSPEVNKPNTEELLKRMRRVDPDQAKRYRQRTGQ is encoded by the coding sequence ATGCCAGACCGACTCCAACGACCACAGCCTCCGACGCCTGCCCCTAGCGGCGGCGGCGGGGATGGGCCTCGATCGCCTGAGGTCAACAAGCCTAACACCGAAGAACTTCTGAAGCGCATGCGTCGGGTGGATCCCGACCAGGCTAAACGCTACCGCCAACGAACGGGACAATGA
- a CDS encoding VOC family protein: MAKVRKLLHTRYRVSDLEKTIQFYREVLGLEEIRRHKSPRGSELVFLKAPESEEQIEICHYPSSGPVVVQADLTHLAFEVDSLEEFAKHLASLGLKYSDGPTLKSDGGGFAFIDAPEGYEIELIQRSKQAAGSGGY; the protein is encoded by the coding sequence ATGGCCAAAGTTCGCAAACTCCTGCACACGCGTTACCGGGTCAGCGACCTGGAAAAAACCATCCAATTCTACCGCGAGGTCCTCGGACTCGAAGAAATCCGACGTCACAAGTCGCCACGCGGATCGGAGTTGGTCTTCCTCAAAGCTCCCGAAAGCGAAGAGCAGATCGAGATTTGTCACTATCCCAGCAGCGGACCGGTGGTGGTGCAGGCCGATCTCACCCACCTGGCCTTCGAGGTGGATAGCCTCGAGGAGTTCGCGAAACACCTCGCCTCGCTCGGGTTGAAATACTCCGATGGTCCGACTCTGAAGTCCGATGGCGGCGGCTTTGCCTTCATCGATGCTCCGGAGGGATACGAGATCGAACTGATCCAGCGCAGCAAGCAGGCCGCCGGCAGCGGGGGATACTAA
- a CDS encoding proteasome accessory factor PafA2 family protein, with translation MEIQFGTETEIGITREKPEGLDVVAESIALVRSATAPGVRHCWDYSLEDPHRDMRGFSVSELRQDTDEANYFALDAQRTLTFHEIKSDLVLRNGARFYNDHAHPEYCTPECSTLLEILQQDFAGDTLLAACARTMNQNTDNPILLYKNNTDLLGHSYGCHENYLMPRRLAWDTLSQGIVAFFVTRQILCGSGKFGWEEEDRYLRPGFQISQRSDFFTEMQSVDTMQRRPLVNTRDEPHANADLYRRFHVIIGDANLSLYSGYLKIGTTALVLQAMLNGAPLERIPKVAEPLSTLKQISRDASWKWECRTADGHPTTGLEIQRQYLQLVREYCTDLSSDWQKVVADWEEVLNDLERDPLLAADRLDWVAKFKLIEQFREAEGLSPEDPWLQSLDLAYHVLDRQQGLFYGLMEQRALRLPYPLEEICHGRLTPPMSTRAAVRGYCIERFGPAVELTQWDHLTLRAGDKRIELDLRNLFDAQQIRQSLKVIAAAQTVDDLRYLPFAKLIV, from the coding sequence GTGGAGATCCAGTTTGGAACTGAGACGGAAATAGGCATCACGAGGGAAAAGCCCGAGGGGCTCGACGTCGTGGCGGAATCCATTGCCCTGGTGCGCAGCGCGACCGCGCCGGGGGTGCGTCATTGCTGGGACTACAGCTTGGAAGACCCCCATCGGGACATGCGGGGGTTCAGCGTCAGTGAGCTTCGTCAGGACACCGATGAGGCAAACTATTTCGCCCTGGATGCCCAGAGGACCCTCACCTTCCATGAGATTAAGAGCGATCTCGTGCTGCGCAATGGGGCTCGGTTTTACAACGACCATGCGCATCCCGAGTACTGCACTCCGGAGTGCAGCACCCTGTTGGAGATCCTGCAGCAAGACTTTGCGGGCGACACCCTCCTGGCCGCGTGTGCGCGGACGATGAATCAGAATACGGACAACCCGATCCTGCTCTACAAGAACAATACCGACCTTTTGGGGCACAGCTATGGTTGTCACGAAAACTACCTGATGCCCCGTCGGCTGGCCTGGGACACGCTCAGCCAGGGCATTGTGGCTTTCTTTGTGACCCGGCAGATCCTGTGCGGGAGTGGAAAGTTCGGGTGGGAGGAGGAGGATCGTTACCTGCGTCCTGGTTTCCAGATTTCCCAACGCAGCGACTTTTTCACCGAGATGCAGAGCGTTGACACCATGCAGCGCCGTCCCTTGGTCAACACGCGGGACGAGCCGCATGCGAATGCGGATTTATATCGGCGGTTCCATGTCATCATCGGGGATGCGAACCTTTCCCTCTATTCTGGCTACCTCAAGATCGGCACAACGGCGCTGGTCCTGCAGGCCATGCTCAACGGTGCGCCGCTGGAGCGCATTCCCAAGGTGGCTGAGCCGCTTTCCACCCTGAAGCAGATCTCGCGTGACGCCTCCTGGAAGTGGGAGTGTCGGACAGCGGACGGGCATCCGACCACGGGGCTGGAGATACAGCGGCAGTATCTGCAGCTCGTCCGGGAGTATTGCACAGACCTGTCCTCGGACTGGCAGAAGGTGGTGGCCGACTGGGAAGAGGTTTTGAACGACCTGGAACGTGATCCGCTGCTGGCAGCCGATCGTTTGGACTGGGTCGCCAAGTTTAAGCTCATCGAGCAGTTCCGCGAAGCCGAGGGGCTATCGCCTGAAGACCCCTGGCTGCAGAGCCTGGATCTGGCCTATCATGTGCTGGATCGGCAGCAGGGCTTGTTCTACGGGCTGATGGAGCAGCGGGCCCTGCGGCTCCCGTATCCTTTGGAGGAGATTTGTCATGGGCGCCTGACGCCCCCGATGAGCACGCGAGCGGCGGTGCGGGGTTACTGCATTGAGCGGTTCGGGCCGGCCGTCGAGTTGACCCAATGGGATCATTTGACCTTGCGGGCGGGCGACAAGCGGATCGAGTTGGATCTGCGCAATCTGTTTGACGCGCAGCAGATCCGGCAGAGCTTGAAAGTCATCGCTGCCGCTCAAACCGTGGATGACCTCCGCTATCTCCCTTTTGCCAAGCTGATAGTCTAA
- a CDS encoding proteasome subunit alpha, translating into MMNGDFLALLPKNPFSQVTGGAGGQDLMIHATTVFAFQCAAGVVMAGDHRATSGHTVFSDKTEKILELDAHSMMAIAGSPAVAFEMARTLQTTFEFYRRSQLQSMSLAAKIRALSKLLRENLPATLQGFGLVAPLFAGIETDDPQAKPIIHFYDPLGAQFEAANFASSGSGSPTIRSVLHYLEKWGDPRPQDMNIEQAVTLANRLLMTAAEFDTATGGVHPDRRLFATIKVLTREGIRTVPLEEHEHFWQRAEA; encoded by the coding sequence ATGATGAATGGTGATTTTCTCGCACTCTTACCGAAGAACCCTTTCTCCCAGGTGACTGGGGGAGCCGGAGGGCAGGATCTCATGATCCATGCCACCACGGTGTTCGCCTTCCAGTGTGCCGCGGGAGTGGTGATGGCTGGAGATCACCGGGCTACCTCAGGTCACACGGTGTTCTCGGACAAGACCGAGAAAATCCTGGAACTGGATGCGCACTCGATGATGGCGATCGCCGGGTCCCCGGCGGTGGCTTTCGAGATGGCGCGGACATTGCAGACGACCTTCGAGTTCTATCGCCGCAGCCAGTTGCAAAGCATGAGCCTGGCTGCCAAGATCCGGGCTCTATCCAAGCTGCTTCGGGAGAACCTTCCGGCGACCCTGCAGGGGTTCGGGTTGGTAGCCCCGCTCTTCGCGGGCATTGAGACGGATGATCCACAGGCCAAGCCCATCATCCACTTTTACGATCCGTTGGGCGCCCAGTTCGAGGCCGCGAACTTCGCGAGTTCTGGCTCCGGCTCCCCCACCATTCGCAGCGTGCTGCACTATCTGGAGAAGTGGGGGGACCCGCGTCCTCAGGACATGAACATCGAGCAGGCTGTCACGTTGGCCAACCGGCTGTTGATGACCGCCGCGGAGTTTGACACCGCGACGGGCGGGGTACATCCGGACCGTCGGCTGTTCGCCACCATCAAGGTGCTGACCCGCGAAGGCATCCGCACCGTTCCTCTGGAAGAACACGAACACTTTTGGCAAAGGGCTGAAGCATGA
- a CDS encoding AAA family ATPase, whose product MDLPIAQDLIALRQRVVEMEEIQDQARVAVEKLGEAVEKLRAPALRLGTLLQKLPKSRALVCAAGTDYVCSVDPSLPEAVLETGVRVLLNEAFAVTESFGFDKNGPVVRISEVLADGRLRVGNESGVSDTIVVRSSLLAKEKLKSGLDLRLDPNLRVAVEIIGTSKRIDRTLTTVEPLPWSSIGGQADAVQAIRDSIEMPFLHAHLFKRFNHPVPKGFLLYGPPGCGKTLLGKATAHNLRLQIRDKTGEDHPEFFLNVKGPEVLNMWLGESERQVRDLFAQCREKAAEGHLAFLFIDEAESILGTRHAGRVGSSILSTLVPMFCTEMDGIEALHNVVVIIASNRADLIDPAILRPGRIDRKIRVRRPDMKAAEEIYKLYLNENLPLAESQAELVAAMLKAHYEHSEANRFLEITYRSGRRDYLYRGDMASGAIIAAVVERAKEYAIKRSIEQGVESPIRREDLITALDHEYRENELFPPSDITEDWLKLTDFDPGNVVRLAPCRRVGAERTSEASAI is encoded by the coding sequence ATGGATTTACCCATCGCGCAGGATTTGATCGCCCTGCGCCAGCGGGTTGTGGAGATGGAGGAGATTCAGGACCAAGCGCGAGTGGCGGTCGAGAAGTTGGGCGAGGCAGTGGAAAAGCTGCGGGCCCCGGCTTTGCGTTTGGGCACTCTTCTGCAAAAGCTGCCCAAATCGCGCGCCTTGGTGTGCGCGGCTGGAACGGATTATGTGTGCAGTGTGGATCCGTCACTGCCGGAAGCGGTGTTGGAGACCGGGGTGCGTGTCTTGCTGAATGAGGCATTCGCAGTGACGGAGTCCTTCGGTTTCGACAAGAATGGGCCGGTGGTGCGAATTAGCGAGGTGCTCGCGGATGGACGGCTTCGAGTGGGCAATGAATCCGGCGTTTCGGACACCATCGTCGTGCGGTCTAGCCTGCTGGCGAAGGAGAAGCTGAAGTCGGGACTCGATTTACGGCTGGATCCGAATCTCCGGGTGGCGGTCGAGATCATCGGCACGTCCAAGCGCATCGACCGCACGCTCACCACGGTCGAACCGTTGCCCTGGTCCAGCATCGGCGGGCAGGCCGACGCGGTCCAAGCGATTCGCGATTCCATCGAGATGCCCTTCCTGCATGCGCATCTTTTCAAGCGATTTAATCATCCCGTGCCCAAGGGATTCTTGCTCTATGGTCCTCCCGGTTGTGGAAAAACGCTATTGGGCAAAGCGACGGCCCATAATCTGCGTTTACAAATCAGAGATAAAACCGGTGAGGACCATCCGGAATTTTTCCTAAACGTCAAAGGCCCTGAGGTGTTGAACATGTGGCTGGGCGAGTCTGAGCGCCAGGTTCGCGACCTCTTCGCCCAGTGCCGTGAAAAGGCGGCCGAGGGACATCTGGCCTTCCTCTTTATTGACGAGGCGGAGTCAATCTTGGGAACCCGCCACGCCGGCCGGGTTGGGTCGAGCATTCTCTCCACCCTGGTGCCGATGTTTTGCACCGAGATGGATGGCATCGAAGCGCTGCACAATGTGGTGGTCATCATTGCATCCAATCGGGCTGATCTGATCGACCCCGCCATCCTGCGTCCGGGTCGAATCGACAGGAAAATCCGGGTTCGGCGGCCCGACATGAAGGCGGCCGAGGAGATCTACAAGCTGTATCTGAACGAGAACCTGCCGCTGGCGGAGTCCCAGGCGGAGTTGGTCGCCGCCATGCTCAAAGCTCATTATGAGCACAGCGAGGCGAACCGCTTCCTGGAGATCACCTATCGAAGCGGACGGCGCGATTACCTCTACCGCGGCGACATGGCCAGCGGGGCGATCATTGCCGCGGTGGTCGAGCGGGCCAAGGAATACGCCATCAAGCGGTCGATCGAGCAGGGAGTGGAGTCGCCGATTCGCCGGGAAGATTTAATCACGGCGCTCGATCATGAGTATCGGGAGAACGAGTTGTTCCCGCCGAGCGATATTACGGAGGATTGGTTGAAACTAACGGATTTCGATCCTGGCAACGTGGTTCGTCTGGCTCCTTGTCGGCGGGTGGGAGCGGAGCGCACCTCGGAAGCCTCAGCCATCTAG
- the dacB gene encoding D-alanyl-D-alanine carboxypeptidase/D-alanyl-D-alanine-endopeptidase, which translates to MTRLVALRTLLLASLAVVLGTGWVAAGADTSAAKSIATTNLAELQLRIRERLDSPRFRSALWGIQVLNSRSGAVVFETNTLRYLTPASNTKLFTAALALDRLGTEYRIPTSFYAAAPPDARGTVKGDLLIYGRGDPTLVPSGSVGSATTPLSAWVAALTNAGIRSIRGDLVADESFWEASGFGSGWSIDDLPFSYSPEPSALTFHQNVVDLIATPGQTPGSPVGLRFIPDSPPFEVISQLSTGPADSAGKLQFDRPLGTRQLVLSGSLKANSAALTNTITVPRPALWLAESLGRALQQAGVRWKGKVRTLNWVDRLSNPFNSARWVEVARVSSPRLADLVIAMMKPSNNLAAHLLYLQVGANEPKVVGRTAEAAAGEAMKEFLKPILQGQPDAMLEEGSGLSRRHLVSAGTVVSLLTAMQKHPTWETFRDSLPIAGVDGTLRFRFRGTAAAGKLIAKTGTLRGVSSLSGYVTTAGGEPLTFSILLNSYLPKTGDPSPRDEVEAIALLLASFEGTSGTK; encoded by the coding sequence GTGACCCGACTCGTCGCCCTCCGAACGTTGTTGCTCGCCAGCCTGGCCGTCGTGCTCGGGACCGGCTGGGTGGCAGCCGGCGCAGACACGTCGGCGGCCAAGAGCATCGCCACGACCAATCTCGCCGAGCTGCAGCTACGAATCCGCGAGCGCTTGGACAGCCCCCGCTTCCGCTCGGCGCTCTGGGGAATCCAGGTGCTCAACTCCCGCAGTGGAGCCGTCGTTTTCGAAACGAACACCCTGCGCTATCTCACCCCGGCGTCGAACACCAAGCTGTTCACCGCCGCGTTGGCCTTGGATCGGCTGGGGACTGAGTACCGCATTCCCACCTCCTTCTACGCCGCCGCTCCGCCTGATGCCCGGGGAACCGTCAAAGGCGACCTGCTCATCTACGGACGAGGCGATCCAACGCTGGTGCCCAGTGGATCGGTCGGATCGGCAACCACGCCGCTCTCCGCCTGGGTGGCAGCACTCACGAACGCGGGCATCCGATCCATCCGCGGCGACCTCGTCGCGGATGAAAGCTTCTGGGAGGCGTCCGGGTTCGGATCGGGATGGAGCATCGATGACCTGCCGTTCTCCTACAGCCCGGAACCATCCGCCCTCACCTTCCACCAAAACGTAGTCGACCTCATCGCCACCCCCGGCCAGACCCCTGGCTCACCTGTCGGACTCCGCTTTATTCCCGACTCCCCCCCATTCGAGGTGATCTCCCAACTCAGCACGGGGCCAGCGGACAGCGCCGGCAAGCTGCAGTTTGACCGCCCGCTGGGAACGCGACAACTCGTGCTCTCTGGAAGCCTGAAAGCCAACTCAGCCGCGCTGACCAACACGATCACCGTGCCTCGCCCAGCCCTCTGGCTCGCCGAGTCGCTCGGCCGCGCGTTGCAGCAGGCGGGCGTTCGCTGGAAAGGAAAAGTCCGGACCCTCAATTGGGTGGATCGACTGAGCAATCCGTTCAACAGCGCTCGCTGGGTAGAGGTCGCTCGCGTGTCCTCCCCGCGTCTCGCCGATCTGGTAATCGCCATGATGAAACCGTCGAATAACCTGGCGGCTCATCTGCTCTACTTGCAGGTGGGAGCGAACGAGCCAAAGGTGGTCGGCCGAACTGCGGAGGCAGCCGCCGGGGAAGCCATGAAGGAATTCTTGAAGCCGATACTCCAAGGCCAGCCCGATGCGATGCTGGAAGAAGGCAGCGGGCTCTCCCGACGCCACTTGGTGTCGGCCGGCACGGTAGTGAGCTTGCTAACCGCCATGCAGAAACATCCCACCTGGGAAACCTTTCGCGACTCACTGCCGATCGCGGGGGTAGACGGCACGCTTCGCTTCCGGTTCCGTGGCACCGCCGCAGCAGGGAAGCTCATTGCCAAAACAGGAACTCTGCGGGGCGTTAGTTCCCTGTCAGGCTACGTGACCACCGCCGGTGGGGAACCGCTGACTTTCTCGATCCTGCTCAACAGCTATCTCCCCAAAACGGGCGACCCTTCACCTCGGGACGAAGTCGAAGCCATCGCCCTGCTGCTTGCTTCCTTCGAAGGCACCTCCGGAACCAAGTAA
- a CDS encoding proteasome accessory factor PafA2 family protein — protein MSNRFLSSPNLSTGVCLRITGVETEYGCLVDAPLQVSEVVARIKDWVFEGQRFGLIDLHDRDWDEPASNGGFLFNGGRLYLDMGHLEYCTAECASALDVVKYDRAGDLLLNRAIEALGYGGQVTFIRNNIDHFTGATFGCHENYSLLRSAPLSQKNVLSLLSFLTLRALYAGSGRVGISNATRFRVEGGTSDEEGCFQISQRADYIQNDFFEWVQHNRAIINTRDEPLADPRLYRRLHLIHGDTNVLPSASFLKIGTTRLVFDLLEADDLPAVTLMDAVGCLRSLSRSPAGPWPVRLSDGRMADAIELLAEYHVRAARRFGGRDQETDAVLKLWAEVLEKLSGRRLELVGVLDWVTKEHILSTFRESENIDWSHPWLAAQDLEYHSTDPNRCLAFALPLRTGEWSLTDLDDYCLAPPANTRAGARSALMREIRGRSVPYVLDWDSVQIHDQDPFYLLDPFEAAAPSSVAGAPPLSV, from the coding sequence ATGAGCAATCGATTCTTGAGTTCACCAAATCTGTCAACGGGCGTCTGCCTCCGGATCACCGGGGTGGAGACTGAATATGGCTGTCTGGTAGACGCACCCCTGCAGGTATCTGAGGTGGTGGCGCGGATCAAGGATTGGGTCTTCGAGGGGCAGCGCTTTGGGCTCATTGATCTCCACGACCGGGATTGGGATGAGCCGGCGAGCAACGGTGGATTTCTCTTCAATGGGGGGCGTCTCTATTTGGACATGGGACACCTGGAGTATTGCACGGCAGAGTGCGCTTCGGCTCTCGATGTGGTGAAGTACGACCGAGCCGGGGACCTCCTTCTGAACCGGGCCATCGAAGCCTTGGGTTACGGCGGGCAGGTCACCTTCATTCGGAACAATATCGACCATTTCACGGGTGCGACCTTTGGTTGTCACGAGAACTACTCGCTCCTGCGCTCGGCACCCCTGTCGCAGAAGAATGTCCTTTCGCTGCTGAGCTTCCTGACGCTACGGGCGCTGTACGCCGGATCGGGGCGAGTGGGCATCTCGAACGCGACCCGCTTTCGGGTGGAGGGCGGAACTTCAGACGAGGAAGGGTGTTTTCAGATCAGCCAGCGGGCGGATTACATCCAAAATGACTTCTTTGAGTGGGTGCAGCACAACCGCGCCATCATCAATACGAGAGACGAGCCGCTGGCAGATCCGCGGCTGTATCGTCGGCTGCACTTGATTCATGGGGATACGAATGTGTTGCCCTCCGCGTCGTTTCTCAAGATAGGCACCACGCGGCTCGTCTTCGACCTGTTGGAGGCGGATGACCTTCCAGCGGTGACTTTGATGGACGCCGTTGGGTGCCTTCGCAGCCTTTCACGATCACCCGCGGGCCCTTGGCCGGTTCGGCTTTCGGACGGACGAATGGCGGACGCGATCGAACTCCTCGCGGAGTATCACGTTCGGGCGGCCCGACGCTTCGGTGGGCGTGATCAGGAAACAGACGCGGTTTTGAAACTCTGGGCTGAGGTTTTGGAGAAGCTTTCGGGTCGAAGATTGGAGCTGGTGGGGGTCCTGGATTGGGTGACCAAGGAGCACATCTTGAGCACCTTTCGGGAGAGCGAGAACATCGATTGGAGTCATCCATGGCTGGCTGCGCAGGATCTGGAGTATCACAGCACTGATCCGAATCGTTGTCTGGCGTTCGCTTTGCCGCTGCGGACCGGGGAGTGGAGTTTGACTGACCTGGACGACTACTGTCTGGCTCCTCCCGCGAACACGCGAGCCGGTGCTCGCAGCGCCCTCATGCGGGAGATCCGAGGGCGATCGGTCCCGTATGTGCTCGATTGGGATAGTGTACAGATTCACGACCAGGATCCCTTCTATCTGCTGGATCCCTTCGAGGCGGCGGCCCCATCCAGCGTGGCGGGTGCTCCGCCGCTTTCGGTTTAG
- a CDS encoding zinc-dependent metalloprotease gives MNTLPFTESPSSQRPRLVACCPQSRLWLGLALLLSLLLSPGLPAAEFTLSVTPQFHIVIPKAALGKEFLMSASLIPQAAAATSTGLAGKIVRFELFHDGVDLYESTKGLVVTEDLPARRLLTTFPIVEQDDGKVTIDFNRGMRRVFTEIWYQSSSFFDAASRDRTLEVPQSRVFAADSKEENLVIRQSVQIRDREGESNVEQRYEVRYFFQSYNPTVKTGKEQPASEVRYARFFETAVQLEATSGRQSGRIARFDLTKPVVFHYSANTPKDFVQAVKDGIVYWNRAFGKEVVKAEAAPEGVTAPDARYNLVQWVPWDNAGFAYADILVDPQTGDSRHGQAYMTSVFALSGKARARAALRSMREYAEKKSDTKNDVRVWALARFQTASACQLDPVEFAHQYAQGLEELLASDDLTDKAVLQAAQDYVREVVAHEVGHVLGLRHNFAGSLSATLTQRELDDWFKDYLLGKKLDAYTNRLSSTSMMEYSPFKAGVFIGWQMRTTPQVLPHDRAAIQWGYFDSKEPSEKKMLFGTDQDAGRYGDVQRFDYGDEPLIAAYGELATYLRTLPNTLIERFISARAPRDSRDRVPLEQVNLSAQSAAASVAGDFSEMASWFSSKTRSLKVENQFEFIGELNRPDRMDAHWRSLTNQVEKLGGVDRVLFSFIPADLKLELKDMGTNALVIDRISATNLQARLNALLNTATYTNFVGLDDKRISFTADEIAVIRKRGEVFFQEFEKEVLKMICQRLENVSRDLAQEAVGSLGESDPVARLEQRILELSRLIILAKDDSKRLKGKIDKSLVEVVDFKYSHDVRLAAAKALNDKVGSFRGWAVDTKGELNKSLKDEVEGALNIGNFKDFKDSMLSRTLREWYLRQQDLLALLPPKPGGQASR, from the coding sequence ATGAACACTCTTCCATTCACGGAATCGCCCTCGTCGCAGCGTCCACGGCTGGTGGCTTGTTGCCCCCAGAGTCGTCTTTGGCTCGGACTGGCGCTGTTGCTCAGCTTGCTTTTATCGCCAGGACTACCAGCGGCAGAGTTCACCCTGTCCGTGACTCCCCAGTTCCACATTGTGATCCCGAAGGCGGCCCTCGGGAAAGAGTTCCTGATGTCCGCCTCGCTGATCCCTCAGGCGGCGGCGGCCACCAGCACCGGCCTGGCGGGCAAGATTGTTCGCTTTGAGCTGTTCCATGATGGCGTGGATCTCTACGAGTCCACCAAGGGCTTGGTGGTGACGGAGGACCTTCCGGCCCGGCGTTTGCTGACCACCTTCCCTATCGTGGAGCAGGATGACGGCAAGGTGACGATTGATTTTAATCGCGGGATGCGGCGGGTCTTTACGGAGATCTGGTATCAAAGCTCGTCGTTCTTCGATGCGGCGTCGCGCGATCGCACCTTGGAGGTTCCGCAGAGTCGGGTGTTTGCGGCCGATTCCAAAGAGGAGAATCTGGTCATTCGGCAGAGCGTCCAGATTCGGGATCGGGAGGGGGAGTCGAATGTGGAGCAACGTTACGAAGTTCGCTATTTCTTTCAGAGCTACAACCCGACGGTGAAGACGGGGAAGGAGCAGCCTGCATCTGAAGTGCGCTACGCGCGCTTTTTCGAGACGGCGGTGCAGCTCGAGGCGACCTCTGGACGCCAGAGCGGTCGAATTGCTCGTTTTGACCTCACGAAGCCGGTCGTCTTTCACTACAGTGCCAACACTCCCAAGGATTTTGTTCAGGCGGTTAAGGACGGCATTGTGTATTGGAATCGCGCGTTTGGAAAAGAGGTGGTGAAGGCCGAGGCTGCGCCGGAAGGGGTGACTGCTCCGGACGCGCGCTATAATCTGGTTCAATGGGTCCCGTGGGACAACGCGGGTTTTGCCTATGCGGACATCTTGGTGGATCCGCAAACGGGCGACTCGCGCCATGGCCAGGCTTACATGACCAGCGTGTTTGCGCTGAGCGGCAAGGCGCGCGCCCGGGCGGCGTTGCGGTCGATGCGGGAGTACGCCGAGAAGAAGTCGGACACCAAGAATGATGTGCGGGTGTGGGCCTTGGCGCGGTTTCAGACCGCCAGTGCATGCCAGTTGGACCCCGTGGAGTTTGCGCATCAATATGCCCAGGGTCTGGAGGAGTTGCTGGCCAGCGATGATCTGACCGACAAGGCGGTGTTGCAGGCTGCCCAGGATTACGTTCGCGAGGTGGTGGCGCACGAAGTGGGGCACGTTTTGGGTTTGCGGCACAACTTCGCCGGCAGTCTGTCCGCCACCCTCACCCAGCGGGAGTTGGATGACTGGTTTAAGGACTATTTGTTGGGAAAGAAACTGGATGCCTACACGAACCGGCTGAGCAGCACCTCCATGATGGAATACAGCCCGTTTAAGGCTGGCGTTTTCATCGGTTGGCAGATGCGGACCACCCCCCAGGTTCTTCCGCATGATCGTGCCGCCATCCAGTGGGGGTATTTTGATTCCAAGGAGCCGTCGGAAAAGAAGATGCTTTTTGGGACCGACCAAGATGCGGGGCGTTATGGGGATGTTCAGCGGTTTGACTACGGTGACGAACCTTTGATCGCGGCCTATGGGGAGCTGGCGACCTACTTGAGAACCTTGCCGAACACCTTGATCGAGCGGTTTATCTCCGCTCGGGCGCCCCGGGATTCCCGGGATCGGGTTCCGCTGGAGCAGGTGAATCTGAGTGCTCAGTCGGCGGCGGCGAGCGTGGCGGGCGACTTCTCGGAGATGGCCTCCTGGTTCAGCTCCAAAACCCGGTCGCTCAAGGTCGAAAACCAATTTGAGTTTATTGGCGAGCTGAACCGCCCTGACCGGATGGATGCGCATTGGAGGAGTCTGACCAACCAGGTCGAGAAGCTAGGGGGGGTGGATCGCGTGTTGTTCTCCTTTATTCCGGCCGACCTTAAGCTGGAGCTGAAGGATATGGGAACAAATGCCTTGGTGATCGATCGCATTAGCGCCACGAACCTCCAGGCCCGTCTCAACGCCTTGCTCAACACCGCCACCTATACAAACTTTGTGGGATTGGATGACAAGCGTATCTCGTTCACCGCCGATGAAATCGCCGTGATTCGCAAGCGCGGGGAGGTTTTCTTCCAGGAGTTCGAGAAGGAGGTTCTGAAAATGATCTGCCAGCGTCTCGAGAATGTGAGCCGAGATCTGGCTCAGGAGGCGGTGGGGAGTTTGGGAGAGAGCGATCCGGTGGCTCGTCTGGAGCAGCGGATTCTGGAGCTATCCCGACTGATCATTCTGGCCAAGGACGACTCCAAGCGCTTGAAAGGCAAGATCGACAAGAGTCTGGTGGAGGTGGTGGATTTTAAGTATAGTCACGACGTTCGGCTGGCTGCCGCCAAGGCTCTCAACGACAAGGTTGGCTCCTTTCGCGGATGGGCGGTGGATACGAAGGGTGAGCTTAATAAGTCTCTGAAGGACGAGGTGGAAGGCGCTTTGAACATCGGGAATTTCAAGGACTTTAAGGATTCGATGCTCTCCCGTACGCTGCGCGAGTGGTATCTTCGCCAGCAGGACCTGCTGGCGCTCCTCCCCCCCAAGCCGGGCGGACAGGCCTCCCGGTAA